The following are encoded together in the Arcticibacterium luteifluviistationis genome:
- a CDS encoding ABC transporter permease: MLRNYLKIAWRTLKRNKTYGIINVVGLTLSITSCILLFSFIAFHIDFDGFHENSNQVYRIVTEQQRETLSYQKGVPSPLGDVVRNEFDFEEQIARTVTFDELQINVNQDLKFIEDEGVALVEPSYFNIFNFPLLEGRFTDEFKEPSKAYITESIAKKYFGDVDAIGKTMKMDNSVNFTVIGILKDLPNNTSQKAEIYLSYATLKEYNDWYIKSDSWGGISSNMQCFIKLKSGVNPEQVEAAMAPFPERYRPNSSNVHTYKLQPLSDMHFNANYGGPMPKRTLWTLGIIGVFLMISACLNFINLATAQVGNRLKEVGVRKSLGSKKGQLFWQFMSETALIAFSATCLGFALAFMLLPSLNELFNSSISSSIFLDIRILAFVIGVFIFSTIVSGGYPGLLLSNFKPIAALKGKLAQVSVGGFNLRRSLIVVQFVISQVLIIGMLIIIKQMQFNQNVDLGFDKEAIINIPVASGMEMSDLKVFKERISAIPTVESSTVCLGAPSSDGNWGTSIRFKGKTEPEIFSMNVKAGDADYVKTFGLEILAGRNISVSDTANELLINETFAKKMNYTTAQEAIGKRLKVASVDNMEIVGVVKDFHDQSMHSDISAVGIGSFNDVYYNFAVKVNPNNMSQTLKDLEGVWASMNPDAVFTYQFVDEVLATFYETEQTILKLIQIFTLIALLIGAMGLYGLISFLVERKTKEIGVRKVLGSSNSAILWLFGKEFSVLLIVSFVIAAPISWWLGSKWLEDFTFQIPIKPSLFIIALAISALIACVSIGFKSFRAALMNPVESLRSE; the protein is encoded by the coding sequence ATGCTAAGAAATTACTTGAAGATTGCGTGGAGAACGCTAAAGCGAAATAAGACCTATGGTATTATTAATGTGGTGGGTCTCACCTTAAGTATAACGTCATGTATTCTGCTTTTTTCTTTTATAGCTTTTCATATTGACTTTGATGGCTTTCATGAAAATTCAAATCAAGTTTATAGGATTGTCACGGAGCAGCAGCGTGAAACCTTAAGCTACCAGAAAGGCGTGCCAAGTCCCTTGGGCGATGTGGTAAGAAACGAGTTTGATTTTGAGGAACAAATTGCTCGCACCGTAACTTTTGATGAGCTACAGATTAACGTCAATCAAGATTTGAAATTTATTGAAGATGAAGGTGTTGCTTTAGTTGAGCCGTCTTACTTCAATATTTTTAATTTCCCGCTGTTAGAAGGTCGTTTTACAGATGAGTTCAAAGAACCGAGTAAAGCCTATATTACAGAAAGTATAGCTAAGAAATACTTTGGAGACGTTGATGCCATAGGCAAAACCATGAAAATGGATAATAGTGTAAATTTTACTGTAATTGGTATTCTGAAAGATTTGCCGAATAACACTTCGCAGAAGGCGGAAATTTATCTTTCCTATGCCACTTTGAAGGAGTACAACGATTGGTATATCAAGTCAGATTCTTGGGGTGGAATTTCTTCCAATATGCAATGTTTTATCAAGCTAAAGTCAGGAGTGAATCCAGAGCAAGTAGAGGCAGCAATGGCTCCTTTTCCTGAAAGGTATAGGCCTAATAGCTCTAACGTGCATACCTATAAATTGCAACCACTGTCAGACATGCATTTTAATGCAAACTATGGAGGGCCAATGCCTAAAAGGACGCTTTGGACTTTGGGTATAATAGGTGTTTTTTTAATGATTTCGGCTTGTTTAAATTTTATAAATTTGGCTACAGCCCAAGTAGGAAATAGGTTGAAAGAAGTAGGCGTAAGAAAATCTTTAGGAAGTAAAAAGGGGCAATTATTCTGGCAATTTATGTCTGAAACGGCTTTGATAGCATTTTCGGCTACTTGTCTTGGTTTTGCATTGGCTTTTATGTTGCTCCCGTCTTTAAATGAGCTTTTTAATTCATCTATAAGCAGTTCAATATTTTTAGACATAAGAATACTCGCTTTTGTAATAGGTGTCTTTATTTTTTCAACCATAGTTTCTGGAGGATATCCTGGCTTATTGCTTTCTAACTTTAAGCCAATAGCAGCACTTAAAGGAAAACTTGCTCAGGTAAGTGTTGGTGGTTTTAATTTGAGACGTTCGCTTATTGTGGTTCAGTTTGTTATTTCTCAGGTACTTATAATTGGCATGCTGATTATTATAAAACAGATGCAGTTTAATCAAAACGTAGACTTAGGTTTTGACAAAGAAGCGATTATTAATATTCCGGTAGCTTCAGGCATGGAAATGTCAGACTTGAAGGTTTTTAAAGAGCGAATTTCCGCAATACCTACGGTGGAGAGCTCTACGGTTTGTCTTGGAGCACCTAGTTCAGACGGAAACTGGGGTACCAGTATTAGGTTCAAAGGAAAGACAGAACCCGAAATTTTTTCAATGAATGTGAAGGCAGGAGATGCAGATTATGTCAAAACATTCGGTCTTGAAATTTTAGCTGGACGAAATATTAGTGTTTCAGATACGGCCAATGAGTTACTCATTAATGAGACGTTCGCTAAAAAAATGAATTATACCACAGCCCAAGAGGCTATAGGCAAAAGGTTAAAAGTTGCATCTGTTGACAATATGGAAATAGTAGGTGTGGTCAAAGATTTTCATGATCAGTCTATGCACAGTGACATTTCTGCAGTAGGAATTGGCTCTTTCAATGATGTTTATTACAATTTTGCGGTAAAGGTAAATCCCAATAACATGAGTCAAACCCTAAAAGATTTAGAGGGAGTTTGGGCATCAATGAATCCAGATGCTGTTTTTACCTATCAATTTGTGGATGAAGTACTTGCTACATTTTATGAGACCGAGCAGACAATTTTAAAATTAATTCAGATTTTCACTTTAATAGCTTTATTGATAGGGGCTATGGGGCTTTATGGTTTGATAAGTTTCTTGGTAGAAAGAAAGACGAAAGAGATAGGTGTGAGAAAAGTGTTAGGAAGTAGCAACTCGGCTATTCTTTGGCTGTTTGGGAAAGAGTTTTCCGTGCTTTTGATAGTTTCTTTTGTGATAGCCGCTCCAATTTCATGGTGGCTCGGGTCAAAATGGTTGGAAGATTTTACTTTCCAAATACCCATAAAGCCTAGTTTGTTTATTATAGCTCTGGCTATTTCAGCTTTAATAGCTTGCGTTTCTATAGGTTTTAAATCTTTTAGAGCGGCATTAATGAACCCGGTGGAGAGTTTGAGAAGTGAGTAG
- a CDS encoding DUF4097 family beta strand repeat-containing protein → MKKLFALSLLTFISFISYAQKEPFLVKTFNANSIENLDVRTSGGSIEVTGVSGSRTVVEVFVKGNGSLSNSEIEDRLRDYTLEVKKEGGTLICFAKSNIKNNWKKGLSITFKIKSPRNVDTELLTSGGGIHLTNLHGDLNFSTSGGGLHLKDLSGDVYGRTSGGGIHVNNIQDRVDLSTSGGGIEVTDAEGEIKLRTSGGGIKLANMRGQIDAHTSGGSVKASNIEGELITGSSGGSIRLERIVGSVKANTSGGSISADILEVGDFLVLHTSAGGIDVNLPMDKGMDLNIRGGRVTMAYKNFEGDFDKNHVRGKINGGGANVDISASSGHVNIN, encoded by the coding sequence ATGAAAAAGCTATTCGCATTAAGTTTATTAACATTTATAAGTTTTATCTCTTATGCTCAAAAAGAACCCTTTTTAGTCAAAACATTTAACGCCAACTCCATTGAAAACTTAGATGTAAGAACTTCCGGAGGGAGCATTGAAGTGACTGGAGTTTCGGGTTCACGTACCGTGGTGGAAGTTTTTGTAAAAGGAAATGGAAGTTTGTCGAATTCAGAAATAGAAGATAGGCTACGTGACTATACTTTGGAAGTGAAAAAAGAAGGAGGTACACTTATTTGTTTCGCAAAATCTAACATAAAGAACAATTGGAAGAAAGGTCTTAGCATCACGTTTAAAATTAAATCTCCTAGAAATGTGGATACCGAGTTGTTAACTAGCGGCGGCGGAATTCATTTAACAAACCTTCATGGCGACTTAAACTTTAGTACAAGCGGTGGCGGACTTCATTTGAAAGATTTAAGTGGCGATGTTTATGGACGTACTTCTGGAGGAGGAATACATGTCAATAATATTCAAGACAGAGTGGACTTAAGTACAAGCGGCGGCGGAATAGAGGTAACAGACGCCGAAGGTGAAATTAAGTTAAGGACTTCTGGTGGAGGTATTAAATTGGCAAACATGCGAGGACAGATAGATGCTCACACCAGTGGAGGAAGCGTAAAAGCGTCAAATATTGAAGGTGAATTAATAACAGGTTCATCGGGAGGTTCTATTCGTTTAGAAAGAATAGTTGGAAGCGTGAAAGCTAATACTAGTGGAGGAAGTATTTCTGCTGATATTTTAGAAGTGGGTGACTTTCTTGTTTTGCACACCAGTGCAGGCGGTATTGATGTAAACTTACCAATGGATAAAGGTATGGACCTTAATATTAGAGGAGGAAGGGTAACCATGGCATACAAAAACTTTGAAGGTGATTTTGATAAAAACCATGTACGTGGTAAGATAAACGGAGGTGGAGCTAATGTTGATATATCAGCAAGTTCTGGTCATGTGAATATCAATTAA